The Anopheles cruzii unplaced genomic scaffold, idAnoCruzAS_RS32_06 scaffold00227_ctg1, whole genome shotgun sequence genome contains a region encoding:
- the LOC128275977 gene encoding 40S ribosomal protein S19a: MPGITVKDVDQDKVVEGVALFLKKSGKLKVPEYIDLIKTAKYKELAPTDPDWFYVRCASILRRLYHQSPSGVGSICRIYGGRQRNGVRPSHFCRADGSATRKAVQALEGIKLIEKHTDGGRKLTSQGQRDLDRIAAQIASKNRAAQKKEASVIAL; the protein is encoded by the exons ATGCCTGGAATCACCGTCAAGGACGTCGATCAAGACAAAGTGGTTGAGGGTGTCGCCCTTTTCCTCAAGAA ATCCGGAAAGCTGAAGGTACCGGAGTACATTGATCTGATCAAGACCGCCAAGTACAAGGAGCTGGCACCCACGGATCCGGACTGGTTCTACGTGCGGTGTGCCTCGATCCTGCGGCGGCTGTACCACCAGAGCCCGTCGGGCGTCGGTTCGATCTGCCGCATCTACGGTGGCCGTCAGCGTAACGGAGTTCGCCCGTCTCACTTCTGCCGTGCCGATGGTAGTGCCACCCGCAAGGCCGTTCAGGCCTTGGAAGGTATCAAGCTGATCGAGAAGCACACCGATGGTGGCCGCAAGCTGACCAGCCAAGGCCAGCGGGATCTGGATCGTATTGCGGCTCAGATCGCGAGCAAGAACCGTGCGGCCCAGAAGAAGGAAGCGTCGGTGATTGCTCTGTAA